One Turneriella parva DSM 21527 genomic region harbors:
- a CDS encoding sulfate ABC transporter substrate-binding protein: protein MKKNLLALSLLASFACSGKKSAREILNVSYDPTREFYREFNAAFAAHWKHGHPGEDISFRMSHGGSGKQARSVIDGLKADVVTLALSADIDTIAAEAKLLPADWQKHLPKNSAPYTSTIVFLVRAGNPKQIRDWNDLVRPGVSVVTPNPKTSGGARYNYLAAYAYALKTNGNSDAKAREFIAALFKNVAVLDTGARGATTTFTQRKIGDVLIAWENEAYLAVKEMGTGLEIVTPSFSILAEPSVALVSENARANGTTELATAYLQHLYSDEGQNLAGRHYFRPTNAAIAKQQAFISPLKLANVEAVFGGWARVNKLHFADGGVFDQIYGK, encoded by the coding sequence ATGAAAAAAAATCTGTTAGCCTTAAGCCTTTTGGCCTCTTTTGCCTGCTCGGGCAAGAAGTCTGCGCGCGAAATTCTAAACGTTTCTTATGATCCCACGCGCGAGTTTTACCGCGAGTTCAATGCAGCCTTTGCCGCTCACTGGAAGCACGGGCACCCGGGCGAAGATATCAGCTTTCGTATGTCGCATGGCGGCAGCGGTAAACAGGCACGTTCGGTGATCGACGGCCTCAAGGCCGATGTCGTGACGCTGGCGCTATCGGCTGACATCGACACGATCGCAGCAGAGGCGAAGCTGCTGCCCGCAGACTGGCAGAAACACTTGCCGAAGAACAGCGCGCCTTACACTTCGACGATTGTCTTTCTCGTGAGGGCGGGAAATCCTAAACAAATTCGCGACTGGAATGATCTGGTACGCCCCGGAGTTTCGGTCGTTACGCCCAACCCGAAAACTTCGGGTGGCGCCCGCTATAACTATCTCGCGGCATACGCCTATGCGCTGAAGACAAATGGCAATTCAGACGCGAAAGCCAGAGAGTTTATCGCAGCACTTTTTAAAAACGTGGCAGTTCTCGATACCGGTGCGCGCGGCGCCACGACTACCTTTACGCAGCGCAAGATCGGTGACGTGCTCATCGCGTGGGAGAACGAGGCATATCTCGCCGTAAAAGAGATGGGTACAGGGCTTGAAATCGTGACCCCGTCATTCAGTATTCTGGCAGAACCTAGCGTGGCTCTCGTCAGCGAAAATGCGCGAGCAAATGGCACTACTGAACTGGCAACCGCTTATCTGCAGCATCTTTATTCCGATGAGGGGCAAAACCTCGCCGGGCGGCATTATTTTCGGCCCACGAATGCTGCCATAGCAAAGCAGCAGGCATTCATCAGCCCTCTGAAGCTCGCGAATGTCGAAGCTGTCTTCGGTGGCTGGGCAAGAGTCAACAAATTACACTTCGCTGACGGCGGTGTTTTTGATCAGATCTATGGGAAATAA
- a CDS encoding sulfate ABC transporter substrate-binding protein: MKTSNYIKAGLFAALALASFAEAKDYELLNVSYDPTRELYREFNAAFLRHWKQKNPNDNIKFKQSHGGSGKQARSVVDGLDADVVTLALANDVDVIAKAKLLPEDWQKRRPNNSAPYTSAIVFLVRKGNPKGIKDWDDLIKPGLGVITPNPKTSGGAQWNYLAAWAYAQEKKQDPKAFVTALYKNVKVLDSGARGATITFTQRKIGDVYIAWENEAFLVSRDLANEYEIVVPSFSILAEPSISVVDVNANRKGNAELAKAYLDYLESPEGQNIAAKHFYRPRNPKAAARFKHFKNLKLITVDGFYGGWKNAFKTHFADGGTFDQIYAK; encoded by the coding sequence ATGAAAACTAGCAATTACATCAAAGCGGGTCTTTTTGCAGCCTTAGCGCTGGCATCATTCGCAGAGGCGAAAGACTATGAGCTGCTCAACGTATCGTACGACCCGACGCGCGAACTCTATCGCGAATTTAACGCGGCTTTTCTGCGGCACTGGAAACAGAAGAACCCGAACGACAACATTAAGTTTAAACAGTCGCACGGGGGCAGCGGCAAGCAGGCCCGGTCGGTTGTCGACGGGCTCGATGCCGATGTGGTCACGCTCGCTCTGGCAAACGACGTCGATGTGATTGCAAAGGCGAAGCTTTTGCCCGAAGACTGGCAGAAGCGCCGCCCGAACAACAGCGCACCGTACACTTCGGCGATTGTATTTCTCGTGCGCAAAGGAAATCCCAAGGGGATCAAAGACTGGGATGATCTGATAAAACCCGGACTCGGCGTCATTACGCCGAACCCAAAAACATCGGGTGGAGCGCAGTGGAACTACCTTGCTGCATGGGCCTATGCTCAGGAAAAAAAGCAGGACCCGAAAGCGTTCGTCACGGCACTCTATAAGAATGTCAAAGTCCTGGACAGCGGTGCCCGCGGGGCCACGATTACGTTCACGCAGCGCAAGATCGGTGATGTCTATATCGCCTGGGAAAATGAAGCGTTTCTCGTGAGCCGTGACCTTGCAAACGAATATGAGATCGTCGTGCCTTCGTTCAGTATTCTGGCCGAGCCGTCGATTTCAGTCGTCGATGTCAATGCCAATCGTAAAGGAAATGCCGAACTCGCGAAAGCTTACCTCGACTACCTTGAGTCGCCAGAGGGGCAGAATATCGCGGCTAAGCACTTCTATCGCCCGCGCAACCCGAAGGCTGCGGCACGCTTTAAGCACTTCAAGAACCTTAAGCTGATTACCGTCGACGGCTTTTATGGCGGCTGGAAGAACGCGTTTAAAACGCACTTCGCAGACGGCGGCACTTTCGACCAGATCTACGCAAAATGA
- a CDS encoding alginate export family protein, producing the protein MKKILKRIGAFAVLGVIMAQSLTAQNKPAGVKAQAATEVAGSDIEEIPPEVSDAEKNAATIEVRDSYYVERRSYGTKRIDGTKPEYVVRLNETGIGVFKNVDWLVAGLDYRYRHEYRYNDLRRPNATAVTGPNGVQPETDTPVLLRTRLFLKVENILDPFRVTVEVEDARRYPFWNPADDPTKNQRQPPYARDDRDFNSVEPIQAFGELYFKNLFGYDRPLHVRVGRQAFEFLDRRLIGLNEWRNTTNTFQGVRTTIGQEKNNWYLELLAFQPLVRYLDKLDQPQGKQWFYGAILSIQEWSQVATIQPYYLGLQQDGQSPTKENPELLQRDFQNIHTAGIRAYAVLGKSGFDYDVSYTNQWGTDALRANAQERNQNAFYATAELGYTFNHSWKPRLGAFYGYVSGDLDRNDQTQNRFNRLFGFARPWSSHDYFQLENLNTPKIVLEFEPFEKLKIDTAYAQYWVASPKDRWNNSGILNTASAAGNVNTDTKIGDEYNLRIRYPFPHLKVNVGYAYFKPGSYTTKFLRGGDSHFAYLEVSAVLLEKAN; encoded by the coding sequence ATGAAAAAGATTTTAAAACGAATAGGTGCCTTCGCCGTTTTAGGTGTCATTATGGCGCAGTCGCTGACAGCGCAGAATAAGCCGGCGGGGGTAAAGGCGCAGGCTGCCACTGAGGTCGCCGGCAGTGATATCGAAGAGATCCCCCCCGAAGTGTCTGACGCAGAAAAGAACGCAGCGACGATAGAGGTCAGAGACAGCTACTATGTCGAACGCCGCAGTTATGGCACAAAGCGTATCGATGGTACAAAGCCTGAATACGTCGTGCGCCTCAACGAGACCGGCATTGGTGTTTTTAAGAATGTCGACTGGCTTGTTGCCGGTCTCGACTACCGTTACCGCCATGAATACCGCTACAACGACTTGCGGCGCCCCAACGCAACGGCGGTGACAGGGCCGAATGGCGTTCAGCCCGAAACCGATACGCCGGTGCTATTGAGAACCCGTTTGTTTCTGAAAGTTGAAAACATTCTCGACCCCTTCAGGGTGACTGTCGAAGTTGAAGACGCGAGGCGTTATCCATTCTGGAACCCCGCCGACGACCCGACCAAGAACCAGCGGCAACCGCCTTATGCCCGCGATGACCGTGATTTTAACTCGGTTGAACCCATTCAGGCATTCGGAGAGCTCTATTTCAAGAATCTTTTCGGCTATGACCGACCACTGCATGTGCGCGTTGGTCGTCAGGCATTCGAGTTTTTAGACCGTCGCCTGATTGGTCTTAACGAATGGCGCAACACGACGAACACGTTTCAGGGTGTGCGCACAACAATAGGGCAAGAAAAGAATAACTGGTATCTCGAACTGCTCGCGTTTCAGCCTTTGGTACGCTACCTTGACAAACTCGACCAACCGCAGGGTAAGCAGTGGTTCTACGGAGCTATTCTGTCGATTCAAGAATGGTCGCAGGTTGCGACAATTCAGCCGTACTACCTCGGTTTGCAGCAAGACGGGCAATCGCCGACAAAAGAAAACCCCGAGCTTTTGCAGCGCGACTTTCAGAATATACACACCGCCGGCATTCGGGCATACGCCGTGCTCGGCAAGTCGGGCTTTGACTACGATGTGTCGTATACCAACCAATGGGGTACCGACGCGTTGCGGGCGAATGCTCAAGAGCGCAATCAAAACGCGTTTTATGCGACGGCTGAACTTGGGTATACGTTTAACCACAGCTGGAAACCGCGCCTCGGTGCGTTTTACGGCTATGTTTCGGGCGATTTGGATCGCAACGACCAGACGCAAAACCGCTTTAACCGCCTGTTCGGGTTCGCCCGGCCCTGGTCTTCGCACGACTATTTTCAGCTCGAGAACCTGAACACGCCGAAAATTGTGCTCGAATTCGAACCGTTCGAGAAACTCAAAATCGACACAGCCTATGCACAGTACTGGGTCGCGAGCCCTAAAGACCGCTGGAACAATTCAGGTATTCTGAACACCGCGTCGGCAGCCGGCAACGTGAACACAGATACGAAGATTGGCGACGAATATAACCTGCGTATCCGCTATCCGTTTCCGCACCTGAAGGTGAATGTTGGTTACGCTTACTTCAAGCCAGGTTCGTACACGACCAAATTTCTGCGGGGCGGCGACTCACATTTCGCCTACCTTGAAGTATCTGCAGTACTGCTCGAAAAAGCAAATTAA
- a CDS encoding helix-turn-helix domain-containing protein: MKDKQPRPGATKAQKKPKQAAGEKSGATENLTGVVAENVKRMRSDLDLSLDKLANLSGVSKAMLSQIEQSRSAPSINVLWKIARALDVPFAALISRRTDAQLQVIRKADSKILSSQKGNFISKALFPLDVPRRVEFYELNFKAGCVEKAIAHPPGTAENIAIAEGELEIEVNGQKILLKEGDSIYFVADAAHVYRNTGARECRAYLVMTYAEKRV, translated from the coding sequence ATGAAAGACAAGCAGCCGCGACCCGGCGCAACCAAAGCACAGAAGAAACCAAAACAGGCCGCAGGCGAAAAATCGGGTGCGACAGAAAATCTGACAGGCGTCGTCGCAGAAAACGTCAAACGCATGCGGTCTGATCTCGATCTTTCACTCGACAAGCTGGCGAACCTCTCTGGCGTTTCAAAGGCGATGCTCAGCCAGATCGAGCAGTCGCGCAGCGCACCGTCGATAAATGTGCTCTGGAAAATTGCCCGGGCGCTCGACGTGCCGTTTGCGGCACTCATCAGCAGGCGAACCGACGCGCAGCTGCAGGTCATTCGCAAGGCCGACAGCAAAATTCTTTCATCGCAAAAAGGCAACTTTATTTCCAAGGCGCTGTTTCCACTCGATGTGCCGCGCCGGGTCGAATTCTACGAACTCAATTTCAAAGCAGGCTGTGTCGAAAAGGCGATCGCTCACCCACCCGGCACGGCGGAAAACATCGCCATCGCCGAGGGTGAACTCGAAATCGAAGTCAATGGCCAGAAGATCCTGCTCAAAGAGGGCGATTCAATCTATTTTGTCGCCGATGCGGCGCACGTCTACCGCAACACCGGCGCAAGAGAATGCCGCGCCTATCTCGTGATGACATACGCCGAGAAACGGGTTTAA
- a CDS encoding DUF6691 family protein: protein MLRAVFLVLGVAFGYVLIRAGVSSYDVIRDMFLLKSFHMYGVLGVAVPVSFICVQLWKKWGGRPLLGGETDWSIEKVSKSHVIGGLLSGAGWALTGACPGPALAILGYGAMSGLFIVAGIFLGTYIYARFDD, encoded by the coding sequence ATGCTGCGCGCGGTATTTCTGGTGCTCGGCGTCGCATTCGGCTACGTGCTGATTCGTGCGGGCGTATCGAGCTATGACGTCATTCGGGACATGTTTCTATTGAAGTCGTTTCACATGTATGGCGTGCTTGGTGTTGCGGTACCGGTATCTTTCATCTGTGTTCAGTTGTGGAAAAAATGGGGTGGCAGGCCGCTTCTGGGCGGCGAGACTGACTGGAGCATCGAAAAAGTATCAAAGAGCCACGTCATTGGCGGGCTTCTTTCAGGCGCTGGCTGGGCACTCACCGGTGCGTGCCCGGGGCCGGCGCTCGCGATTCTGGGTTATGGCGCGATGTCAGGGCTCTTCATAGTCGCCGGAATTTTTCTCGGCACGTATATCTACGCTCGCTTCGATGATTAA
- a CDS encoding YeeE/YedE family protein, translating to MTTEYIWPFWLGGLAIAAVSVALVVLTGKFLSVTRGYASVCSIFSKLKFFQRPDLGGPFGFRTFFTLGLIAGGALAAVTTVGWQPTFELGKFNEIWGTSLAVKAAVLIAGGFFWGYGSRMAKGCTSGNSISGLSKGSLASLVATCGFLVAGVAVTFAIAQISGVN from the coding sequence ATGACTACAGAATACATCTGGCCATTCTGGCTCGGGGGGCTTGCGATAGCCGCCGTCTCTGTCGCACTCGTCGTTCTGACGGGTAAATTCTTATCCGTGACGCGAGGCTACGCCAGCGTCTGCTCGATCTTCTCGAAACTAAAATTCTTTCAAAGGCCAGACCTCGGTGGCCCATTCGGATTTCGTACGTTCTTTACCCTCGGTCTGATTGCGGGCGGCGCGCTGGCCGCAGTCACGACGGTCGGCTGGCAGCCGACCTTTGAGCTCGGCAAATTCAATGAGATATGGGGTACAAGCCTCGCCGTCAAGGCGGCAGTGCTGATTGCCGGGGGTTTTTTCTGGGGCTATGGCTCGCGCATGGCCAAAGGCTGCACTTCGGGTAATTCGATATCGGGCCTTTCAAAAGGTTCGCTGGCGAGCCTGGTCGCAACCTGTGGTTTTCTCGTGGCCGGTGTCGCGGTCACTTTTGCGATCGCGCAGATTTCGGGGGTAAACTAA
- a CDS encoding fatty acid desaturase family protein codes for MAANTLIGTDPVEPGIRLGGFFKKLVLAIIKDERDIDLLTCLIKLSILLPGSAALILLFPEYRTYLAVAHIALFLFYLGPYTLMLHNISHRPLFHYSLRFLNFWPQAVLGVFFGMTPYTYFSHHLGMHHPENNLKEDLSSTLKYRRDSFLHFLHYYISFATIGIFTLANYFIRRGRWPLFRKAMLGEFSWFALMAACLWLNTEVTLIVFIIPWGLTRFLLMAGNWTQHAFVDTSDPANPYLNSITFIDSPYNKRCFNDGYHIGHHVNMNRHFLDMPADFIDNLATYRETRSIVFRKLDYFMIWLLLMAKQYKILSRFFVDLSDKKLSRDEIIALMKSRMTPLKA; via the coding sequence ATGGCAGCAAACACCCTGATTGGCACCGACCCGGTCGAACCTGGCATTCGTTTGGGTGGATTTTTCAAAAAACTGGTTCTCGCGATTATTAAAGACGAACGCGATATCGATTTGCTCACCTGCCTCATTAAACTCAGCATTCTGCTACCGGGCAGCGCGGCACTCATTCTGCTTTTTCCCGAATACCGAACCTACCTGGCGGTCGCGCACATTGCGCTGTTTCTCTTTTATCTGGGGCCGTACACGCTGATGCTGCACAATATTTCACACCGTCCGCTGTTTCACTATTCGCTGCGTTTTCTGAACTTCTGGCCGCAGGCAGTGCTCGGCGTCTTCTTCGGCATGACTCCTTATACCTACTTCTCGCACCACCTGGGCATGCACCACCCGGAAAATAACCTCAAAGAAGATCTGAGTTCGACGCTCAAATACCGTCGCGACAGTTTTCTCCATTTTTTGCACTATTATATCTCTTTTGCCACGATCGGTATATTTACGCTCGCCAACTATTTCATCAGGCGGGGCCGCTGGCCGCTGTTTCGCAAAGCGATGCTCGGCGAGTTCTCGTGGTTTGCGCTGATGGCCGCCTGCCTCTGGCTCAACACCGAAGTGACGCTGATAGTGTTTATAATCCCATGGGGATTAACACGTTTTCTGCTCATGGCCGGCAACTGGACACAGCACGCATTCGTCGACACGTCTGACCCCGCAAACCCCTACCTCAACAGCATCACGTTCATTGACTCGCCTTACAACAAGAGGTGCTTCAACGACGGCTACCACATCGGCCACCATGTGAACATGAACCGCCATTTTCTCGATATGCCTGCTGACTTTATCGACAATCTCGCGACCTACCGCGAAACCCGCTCGATCGTCTTTCGCAAACTCGACTATTTCATGATCTGGCTGCTGCTGATGGCTAAACAATACAAGATTCTGAGCCGATTTTTTGTCGACCTCTCTGACAAGAAGCTGTCACGCGACGAAATCATCGCGCTGATGAAAAGCCGCATGACGCCGTTAAAGGCCTGA